Genomic segment of Nyctibius grandis isolate bNycGra1 chromosome 25, bNycGra1.pri, whole genome shotgun sequence:
CAGCTCGAGCGAAGAAGCACGACCACCACACCTGCCATGACGCCACGGAAAGGACCTGGGCTAAAACGGTGGaggcagtggaggaaaaaaatcagctttctgtGTAACCAGGCCTCCTGGCTTAGgggttagagaaaaaaaacagcaacaaagtaCTTTCTGGGTGTTAAGGCCTTGGTTCAGCGACCGAAACGACCGCTGGGGCTCGGTGCCAAGTGTCTCGTGCTCTTCAAAGAACAACGCGAGCTTATGGAAAAAGCTCTTATCAGAAGAAATTCACTGGAGTAGAATTAAATTTACCCGGGCCTTTTCGCAGGTGGCATTCCATCTTCCCCCGATGCTCCTTCACCCCAGCTCACCGTAGCAGACATCCCGTTTCTCTAGTAGACAAATCACCACAAGCAAAGTCACTACACACATGCAACGCGACGTGGAACAGACCAGCGTTTCACGGGCAGAGAAATAACCGGCGTTTGTTATCTTTATGAGATCACCTTCGGGCTGAGAACGGCACATTTTTGTTCCTCAACTCTGCCCCCACAGCTCTCATCCACTTCCTGAACTTTACAAAGAAGCTCGACCAAATTGTGGGGTTGCTTTGGACAGAACACCAAGTTAATCCCACGCACCTTCACCCTAAAATCAAGCCTTCGGAGCTGGATGTGCTCAGCCCCACGCTGGCATCGGGGGCTTTTTGGCTTTAGCCAGGTGTCCAAGGGCCGGGTCACGCTGGCAGAGCCGCGgcagaaacaaaaggcagaaaaaagccttttctttgttGCAGGCAGCTGTGCCTCGGGCTCAGAAACACACGAGGTAAATACAGCGAGACCCAACCCCTGGACGGTCCCAGCTTCTGCAGAAAGCCCTGCCTGCTTTATTTTGACACACGGGTATTCCTGGGTAACTGGGGGGCACCCCACGATTGGGGGTCACTCTGCAGGGAGGGGAATCCTCATAGCACCCCACAGGTGTCCGCGATGGGGATCCCAGGCCTGCCCCACACTTcggatggggagggggggagcatCATGTCCCCCCATTGTTAATGGGGGTGAGCCCCATGCTTACCCCAGGGTGCGGGCTCAAATTTACCTCACGGCTGCCCCCGCGGTTACCGGAGGGGGGGTTACCCCCTATAGCTTCTCGGGGGTGGAGCGGGGGGGCACAATTTCACctcagggctgtccccagcctccccaggaCGCGGGGGGAGGCATGGTTACCCCAGGGCTGCGCCGCCAACCCCACGGTTCCCTCAGGGCTGCCTCATGGTCCCCCTGAAGCCCACAGGTACCTCACGGCTGCCCCACGACGTCCTCGAGGCCCAGAACCACCTCAGCGCTGCCTCACGCACACCCACGGCGCTGGATCGGCCGCCACACACTGCGTAGGCGCTAAAACCCTCCCGCGCAGGCGCCGCACCACCAGCCCCCCCCTCTGCGCAGGCGCGTTGCCGCCGGCTCGCCCCCGCCCCGAGCCGCTCACCCCGCCATaaactgcgcatgcgcggtgcTGCCGCCCGCCTTCAGGACACCGCcgcgccgccagggggcgctaAAAGGGCTGGGGGGGGTAATTCGGGACACTGGGGGGTAATGGGGGGATAATGGGGGGATAGTGCGGGTATAATGGGGAtactggggctgggggcgcTGGAGGGATaatgggagcactggggggacactgggagttGGGGGACTGGGACATAATGGGGGTACTGGGGGTAATGGGAGATAATAGGGGGTTAATGGGATAATGGGGGCAATGGGGGGATAATGGGGGCAATGGGGGGAtaatggggctgggggagctggaagGATAATGGGAGCACCGGCgggacactgggggacactgggagtgGAGGGACTGGGATGTAATGGGGATCCTTGGGGTATCCCCccaccgtgcctcagtttcccccctgAGGGAGCCCGGTGTGCTGACTCAGAGAGCAGAGGGCGCAACGAGAAATCCCATAACCATTATCCAGCGAGAAATGACCCCCGCGAGGGACGGGATGACCTTTGCTCATTACCATCTCATTAGCATatctgctctgcagacagagGGATCCGTATCTGCCGCTCGAGTAAATCACCTTGACCGCGGATCTGCTCACACGGGGTTTATTGCCCAGATTTATGGTGTAACCTGGACCCGCGTGAGTCCGTCGAGCGCGAATTTGTCGGACGCAGCTGGGCTCAGAGCACCGATTTTGGCCTGTTTCAGCCCAAATTTAAGGTGTCGTTATGCCTCTGTTTCCCTATaattgtgcctcagtttccccatcatcGTATCTCAGTTTCCcccatcgtgcctcagtttccccaccttcctgcctcagtttccccatcatcGTGCctgtttccccatctcctgcctcattttccctgtcttcctgcctcattttccccatctcctgcctcagtttccccatcttcctgcctcattttccccatctcctgcctcagtttccccaccttcctgcctcagtttccccatctcctgcctgtttcccccatcgtgcctcagtttccccatctcctgcctcagtttccccacctcctgcctcaCTTtcccctcacaccaccccaccctCCGCCAGCGGCTGCCCCTccaccagcctcctccagcccagcctccGCAGGTCCAGGCTCTCGTAGCGGCCCCTCACCACCAGCTCGGCcacggccctgcccgccgccggcgcGTGCTGCAGCCCGTGCCCGCTGAACCCCGCCGCCGTGAAGAGGTTCTCGAGCCGGGGGTGCGGGCCCAGCACCCCGTTCCGGTCGAACGCATTGTGCTCGTAGTAACCGGCCCACGAGCAGCGGGGACGGAGGGACTCGAAGGCCGGGACGCGGCGGGCGAGCGGCGGCCAGACCCGCTCCTGGAAAAACCCGTCATCTGCCGAGAGGTCGCTGGGGTCCGGCTCCTCctcctggggtgggggaaagaacagatttaatagggataaattaaaaataattaagtgattaaaaataataatacagaaaataaaagaaaagaataattaaaccCAATcattaataataacaaaatgataattaaaaataattcttatttaatgagaataaattaaaaaataaattaaaatttaaaaaaacaaacccgtgtgtgtgtgcgtgtgtaaaTAACGCGGTGCCCCCGGTTTGGGGCTCACCTCGGGGGGGCTCATGCCCCCCAGGTAGTTGCCGGCGATGCCGTCGCGGCGGAAGTAGGCCCCGCAGGTGTCGATGAGGaaggggcaggagaggccggGGCCGTCGGGGCAGTGCCACGTGTAGACGTacctgtggggtggggagggggggcccaAAAAGATTGAGGGGCTCAGGATGTGACCCTCCCCCCCAAAGAAAAGGAGTGAGGGGGTCACCCCCATACCCTTCAAGATGGAGGGGTTGGGGGCGATGGGATGTGACCCCTCCCACAAAAAATCTCCCCCCACAACATCGAGGTGATGCCAGCATGTGCCCCCACCCCATAAACCCCCAAAATCTGCGCCCCCGAACACCAAAAAtctgcccccccccaaaaaaaaacccacccccccCGTACCTCTTCCTGGGCTGGATGGGCagggggggctggcagagccccccgggcagccccggcccctccagcagctccccggCCCAGGCGCCCGCGCCGTTGACCACGATGGCGCAGGACACGGGCTGGTACTCCCGGCTGTCCGGCATGTGGatctgtgtgtgtgggggggtgtcaCACGCGTGGGGGGGGTCACGGACACgcgtggggacccccccccgcatggggtgggagggggacaCACATGTACTCACATGGACGTATTTGATGCGTGCGGACAGCGGGGCCGGTCCGTGCCGTGGCATCATGTCCTCGGCCGACGTGACAAAAcctggggggggtttggggtggggggatcccacgggggggacacaccccatttttgtgtgtgtccccccccctttccttaCCTCGCACCTCCCCGGAGCAGCTGTGGACCCCCAAGGACGTGGCTTTACGTCGAAAAGCGTTGACGAGGGTCCAGGGGTCGAACAAGCCTTCATCTTCCAGAcctgggggggggcgggggggggaaacatattggggggggggcactGTGGCATGAcaccccccctccaaaaaaccccacaacccccAAATTTGGGGGGCTGGacccttcttttcttaaataaagtgaggaggaaggatgaaCCCAGTGGGGATGGAGATGATGGGGATGATGGGGATAGGGGTTGGGTGTTATGGGGGGgcccccatgcccccccccaTTTTACCGTATGACCCCACGGCCACGTCCTCCGTGGCCATCCAGGGGAATTTCCCCTTCAGCTGGGTAGGGGACAGCAGGGCCACCTGCGCCCcttcctccctggggacaggcagcatGAGGGGGGAGTGTGTCAGGATGAGACCCCCTCCCTAAAAAATAACCCTCCTGGGGGGGGTTTacgtgtgtcccccccacctCTGGAGCTGGACGGTGGCCTCCAGCCCCGCAGCGCCTTCAGGGGGGGCGAGGAAGAGGTACCCCGAAGGCTGAAACTGGATGTCGATGAGGGGCTCGTTcggtacagaatcacagaatcacagaatcacagaatcacagaatcacagaatgttcgggattggaagggacctcgaaagatcatctagtccaatccccctgccggggcaggattgcctagaccatatcacacaggaacgcgtccaggcgggttttgaatgtctccagagaaggagactccacaacctctctgggcagcctgttccagtgttcggtcaccctcaccgtaaagaagtttttcctcatatttaagtggaacctcctgtgttccagcttgcacccattgccccttgtcctgtcaagggatgttactgagaagagcctggctccatcctcatgacacttgccctttacatatttataaacattaatgaggtcacccctcagtttcctcttctccaagctaaagagacccagctccctcagcctctcctcagaagggagatgttccactcccttaatcatcttcgtggctctgcgctggactctctctagcagttccctgtccttcttgaactgaggggcccagaactggacacaatactccagatgcagcctcaccagggcagagtagagggggaggagaacctctctcgacctgctgaccacaccccttctaatacaccccgggatgccattgaccttcttggccacaagagcacactgctggctcatggtcatcctgctgtccactaggacccccaggtccctttcccctacgctgctctccaacagctctgcccccaacttgtactggtacatggggttgttcttgcccagatgcaggactctacacttgcccttgttatatttcattaaatttctccccgcccaactctccagcctgtccaggtccctctgaatggctgcgcagccttccggtgtgtcagccgctcctcccagttttgtgtcatcagcgaacttgctgacagcgcactctattccctcatccaagtcattaatgaatatattgaatagaagtggtcccagtaccgacccttgcgggactccgctagacacaggcctccaactggactctgtcccattgaccaccactctctggcttctttccttcagccagttcacaatccacctcactacccgatcatccagaccacacttccccactttagctgcgaggatgctgtgggagaccgtgtcaaacgctttactgaaatcgagatagaccacatccacagctttaccatcatctatccaccgggttacatcctcataaaaggctatcaggttggttgagcatgacttccccttggtgaagccatgctgagtgcccctaatgatccccctatccttgatgtgcctagagacagcaccaaggacaagttgttccatcacctttccggggatggaggtgaggctgaccggtctatagttacccgggtcctccttcttgccctttttgaagactggagtgacattcgctttcctccagtcctcaggcacctctcccgttgcccacgacttagcaaagatgatggagagtggcctagcaatgacttccgccagctccctcagcacccgcgggtgcatcccatcagggcccatggatttatggacgtccaggttgcttaattggtccctgacccagccctcatcaaccaagacagattcctcctctatcctgacttcttctggggcctcaggggtccggggctcctcaggacagcctccagcactatagacagaggcaaagaaggcattcagtaactccgccttctttttatcctctgtctccagggcccccacctcattcatcagtgggcctacattgcctctagtgttggctttacctgcaatgtatttgaagaagccctttctgttgtccttgacctctcttgcaaggtttaattccaaggaggccttagctttcctagttgcctccctacatcctttgacaacagacttacattcctcccaagtggccagcccctccttccatgatctgtacaccctcttcttccacttgagtttgcccagcagttccctgtttaaccatgcaggtctcctggtacccttccttgacttcctacctgttgggatgctctgatcttgagctcggaagaagcagtccttgaatgctaaccaactctcttgggcccccttaccttctagtaccctgtcccatgggatttcccctagcaattgcttgaaaaggccaaagttggccctcctgaagtccagggttgtgattctgctagctattctgttcctgccacatgagatcctgaactctaccatctcatggtcgctacaaccaaggctgccctcaaccttcacctcttcaaccagaccctccttgttagtaaggataagatccagcagcactcctctcctagttggctcatccaccatttgcatcagaaagttatcatcaatgcactggaggaacctcctggactgaggatggctggctgagtaggcctcccagcaaatatcaggggagttgaaatcccccacgacaaccaggccctgtaattgcgagactgctctcagctgcctgtagaaggcctcatcaccctcctcatcctgatctggtggcctgtaatagacacccacaacagtatcacccctgccagcctgccccttaattcgcacccacaaactctcaactcgctcctgatccgcccctggacagaactcaatacattctagctgcccactcacataaagagcaactccaccacctctccttagcggcctgtctttcctgaacaggacatagccatccatgaccacattccagtcatgcgaggcgtcccaccaagtctctgtgattgccactagatcgtagccccccgaccgaacacggatttccaactcctcctgtttattccccatgctgcgtgcattggcgtacaggcatttcagggagcgagctgagcacaccgatttcaccccagggggatggggggcctcctggtctacctcaacactagagcgttgccccagtggtgcaagcccagctactaccccatcccccttcgaatctagtttaaagctctccgaatgagccccgctaattcctgtcccagaacccttttgcccctacgacataaacctttcccatgtattacggtcacgcctggtgtcttataaaaccagccattatcaaagaacccaaagccctgcctgtagcaccagtctcgtagccaggcattagtagagagaatcctactattccatcccacgtcatcacctgaaaatggaaggagggaggagaaaacaagttgtgccccagactctttcaccaaccgtcctagggccttgtagtctttcttcatccccctcagactacgggatgcagcttcttccccacctgtctggaagatcagcagggggtagtagtctgtggccttcaccaggttgggaagtttcctggtgatatccctgattcgggctccaggcaggctgcagacctccctgtgatgggggtcagctctgcatattgggccctcagatccctttaggaagggaTGCTCCCAACCGTGATAACAAAGACAATTAATTAGGATGTTAAACCAGGCGTCTGTGCGAGGAGGCTCTGCCCGGGGCCTGTAGTGTCCCGGCTCAGCTCCATGCGTGGGGGCAGCAGCTCGACAGCAGTGGGCTTTGCTCCTCGCCTAGACTGGCCTTCAACCACGTAAGcctccctgggagctgctgctgtcaccgaaatcgggaataaaacctcttaacaccaatgtagcatgaagaagcaggcacagcttta
This window contains:
- the LOC137673456 gene encoding FAD-dependent oxidoreductase domain-containing protein 1-like, with the protein product MLPVPREEGAQVALLSPTQLKGKFPWMATEDVAVGSYGLEDEGLFDPWTLVNAFRRKATSLGVHSCSGEVRGFVTSAEDMMPRHGPAPLSARIKYVHIHMPDSREYQPVSCAIVVNGAGAWAGELLEGPGLPGGLCQPPLPIQPRKRYVYTWHCPDGPGLSCPFLIDTCGAYFRRDGIAGNYLGGMSPPEEEEPDPSDLSADDGFFQERVWPPLARRVPAFESLRPRCSWAGYYEHNAFDRNGVLGPHPRLENLFTAAGFSGHGLQHAPAAGRAVAELVVRGRYESLDLRRLGWRRLVEGQPLAEGGVV